The Paenibacillus pabuli DNA segment TATAGGCAATCGGGAAGTGCATGGCCCGGCTGATCTGGCGAGAAGTCTCGTATAGCTGATTCAGTTTGATATTGGTTGTGGCACCGATGGCATCCCCGCGTGTCTCCAGTGCCATGATCAGCTCCTCCAATGCACAGTTTCCTGTACGCTCGCCGATTCCGTTGATTGTTACTTCGATCTGGGAAGCCCCATTCGCGATCGCAGCCAAACTGTTGGCCACCGCAAGTCCCAGATCATTATGACAGTGAGCACTATACCTTACTTGATCGCCGCCTCTTGCACCCTCGCGGACACGACGGAACATCTCTCCGTATTCATGCGGCAGCGCGTAACCGACGGTATCCGGCAGATTGATGATGCTGGCCCCGGCTTCAATAGCCACCTCAATCATCTCGATCAGGTTATCCATCTTCGTCCGGGCTGCATCCATCGCAGTGAATTCCACAATATCGGTAAACTGGCGTGCATAGGACACCATCTCCCGTGCAGTAGCGACAACCTCGCTGCGCGGACGACGTAATTGGTGCTCAATATGGATATCCGACGATGAGATGAACAGGTGAATCCGGCGGCGAGCAGCATCAGCGGTTGCTTTTACTGCGGCGTCAATGTCTCCTTTGACCGCACGGGCAAATCCGCAGATTTCCACGTTTTGCAGTTGTCTGGATATCGCCTGAACCGCCGCGAACTCACCTGGGCTGGAGATCGGGAATCCAGGCTCAATGACGTCAATACCAAGCGCAGCCAGTTGGTGAGCCAGTTCAATTTTTTGTTCCGGCTGCAGACTGGCTCCCGGAGCCTGTTCTCCATCACGCAGCGTAGTATCAAAAATCTCAATCTTCCGTTTATTTATTTCCGTTGTCATTATACTCATCCTCCATCAATTTCAATGTATGTGTATTCCGTGATAAACATTATCTATGCTGTTTTTTTCTTGCCTGGGTGCACGTCGACTTGCACTCCTGGATTCAATACCTACTCATATTCCAAATCGATGCTCTACCCTACCCTTTTGCTGCCGGCAGCAAAACAAATAACCCGCCATCTCATCTAAGAGACGGCGGGTTATATCCCCTCCGCGGTACCACTCTCGCTTGACGATCCCGGCTTGCGCCGTCATCATCCACCTCGTCGTCTCCAGGCTCACCACCGCTACGCTGTTCATGGCGCTGCTTAGTGGAGCATTCTGGAGAAACACCCGATAACGGGGGTCAACCGTTGCTGTGTACACAGGACTTCTTGTTTCCACAGCTCCGTTCCCGGGCGAGATTCAAACGATTCCACCCACTGCGTCGCACCACCCCGCAGCTCTCTGAGCGCTTCATCGTTTTACTGCTCCCGTTCATTACATTTATCGTATGTACCTTTTTTTCAATCAAAAAAGCCTGCCATCTCTCGCAATATTGCAAGAGACGACAGGCTGTAACCATCGCGGTACCACTCTTGTTGACTTTCCATTCTCCTAAGACAGCTTCCGTAATGCGTCCACACGGATCTGTTTCCTCAAGGATGAAAAATCCCCTTAGTTATTGCCGAGCTCTGACCTAACATTCAGGTCATCCACACGACAACGGCCCAATCACGGAGGCAACCCGTAACGATGTACTTTCTCACGACCTGTTCGGTCTTCGGACCTCCTGGGGAGTTTCCGCGTTCCATCGTTCCGCTTCCAGGCGAGTTTCAGGTTTCCTTCGACTGCGTTGCACCACCCCACAGCTCTCTATGACCCGGATTTACCTTACTATTCCTGTTCATTGCGTTTTTCAGTTCAGGACTTCAATATCCTGTTTAAATTTGTAACTAATATACATTCTTCACATGCTGCTGTCAACTCTTAAATTCAAACGTCTGACTAAACAGATTGAACAGACCACGCCTCCAAGGATAACCCTGGATCTGCCTTGGCATCAAATTCCGAGATTTCACCCCGCTGCCATTTCAGATAAGCGGCAGCTCCGATCATCGCTGCATTATCCGTGCAGTACTCCATCGGAGGAATCAGCAATTCGAGCCCTTCCTTGGCACAACGCTCCTGCAATGCCGAGCGTAAACCGCGGTTAGCCGCAACGCCTCCGCACAGAAGCAGCTGGCGTGATCCGTATTCGCGAACGGCCCGTACGGCTTTCTCCACCAACACTTCCACAACAGCTTCCTGGAAGCCGCGTGCAACAGCAGATGGTTCCAGCGTTTCTCCACGCATTTTGGCCTGATTGAGCGCATTCAGTACAGCAGATTTCAATCCACTGAGACTAAAATCGTAAGAACCGGCTTCCAGCCATACCCGAGGTAACGGCACAACCTGCTCTGCTTCAGATGCCATCCGGTCCACATGAGGCCCCCCCGGATACGGGCACCCCAGGGCACGTGCTACCTTGTCATATGCTTCGCCTACGGCATCATCCCGCGTACGGCCAATCAGTTTGAACTTACCCTCGGATTCCATATGCACAAGCTCCGTGTGTCCGCCAGACACAACCAGAGCCATCGCAGGATATTGCAATTCATGTGTAAGCCGGTTGGCATAGATATGGCCAGCAATATGATGCGTGCCAATCAGCGGTTTGCCCAGAGCCATGGCAAGCGTTTTGGCCGCAACGATACCCACCAGCAATGCACCCACCAGTCCGGGTCCCTGCGTCACGGCGATCGCGCTCAGGTCTCTTGGACGGATACCGGATTGTTCAATCGCCTGCTCCATCATCAAGGTGATCACCTCAACATGCTTACGCGAAGCGACCTCTGGCACAACTCCGCCAAACGCCTTATGTGTCTCAATCTGGCTCGAGATCAGGTTGGACAGCACTTCTTGTCCATCCTTGACCACAGCAACCGATGTTTCATCACAGCTTGTCTCCACCGCCAAAATATAGGATGGAGCCGATTGTTGTTGTTCACTCAGTTCGTTCATGAATCCGTTACGCTTCCTTCCTCTTCGCCGCTCCGGCCTGCAGGCGGCAAATTCGCCCACATAATCATCGCATCCTCCTGATTGTCGGAGTAATACCCTTTGCGAAGACCTGCCGATTCAAACCCTTTTTTCTCATACAAACGCTGGGCAACCAGGTTCGATACCCTCACTTCCAGCGTCATTCGCTCCATGCCAAGATATGCCGCTGTTCTCATAAGCTCATCCAGCAGCTTTTCGCCAAGCTTGCGACCCCGGTAGGCCTCTCTTACCGCGATGTTTGTAATATGAGCCTCATCCATAATGGTCCACATCCCGGCATACCCAATAGCCTTGCCTTCCAGTTCCATGACCATATATTTGGCAAAATGATTATTCGTTAATTCGTTTCGAAATGCTTCTTCCGTCCAGGGCATCGTAAATGCCTCATGTTCAATAACCATGACATCCGGAATATCATTCAATGTCATAAGTCTGAACTGAAGTGCTGCATCCTGTCCGTAACCTTCCATATCGTCCATCCGCTCGCCACCCTTCCATCAGCCTTTGCGCAGTAGATTGGCTTCCGCCTCGGCAAGCTGGGTGTAGTTCGGCACCAGCGCGTGCACATCGTCGCGCTGCCCTGCAAGCAGCGCTTCGGCGCCAAGGCGCCCGATCCAGCGGCCCTCCAGCTCATAGGGAACGAGCTGGAGCGCCGTTCCTTCAGGGCAGCGGAACTCAGCCGCTGCTGCCGCGTGTGGGCCCGTCTCGCCGACGATCCAGACGGCTGCGGGCCGCTCTTCCGGCGCCGCCTCTGCCACGCGGGCGGCGAGGGCTTCCAGCCATCCGTCCATCAGGCGGATGGCGTCTGGCGCAAGCCGCCGGGGCGCATCGCTCCCGGCGGAGGCAAACAGCGCGGTGTAAGCCTGACCGCGCCGTGCATCCACGAGCGGAACGATCCAGTGGACAGGGGCAGCACCTGTGCCGCCCTGGTCCGCGGATGGCGTTCCGCCAGCCCCACCTGCGGTAGGTTCATCTGCCGCAGCTTCAGCCTTGGCCGCGAGGCCGCGGTGCCAGCCGCCCCAGGCCATCGCCTGCAGGCTGGACACCCCGGCAACGGGGATGTCCCATGCCCAGGCGAGTGTCTTCGCCGCCGTTACCGCAATGCGGATACCTGTGTATGAGCCTGGGCCGATCCCTACGGCAATGCCGTCCAGCTGGCCAGGCGCCGTGCCGCTGGCTGCCAGCAGCTGCTCCATTACAGGCACCACGTGCACGGAGTGGTTCCGTTCGGCACGTTCATTACGCTCCTCCAGCAAGGCGTGATCTTCCATCACCGAGGCTGCCATCACCGCGGTGGACGTATCCAACGCCAAAAACCGCTGACGCGGCTTATTTTGCAAATCTTCCATCATCCATTGACTCCATTCTGTCTGAACTGCCGGCACATGGCGGCATAAGTCTCACCGTATCCATCCAGCGTAATCATGCGATCCTCCGGACCGGTTGTTTCGATCTGTACATGCAAATGGTCTTCGGGCAACAGCTCGGGAATGATACTGGACCATTCCACCAGACTGACTCCCGCTCCATAGAAGTATTCATCCAGTCCAAGCTCGTCCGCTTCTTCCAGTGAAATACGATACACATCCATGTGATATAAAGGCAAACGCCCTTCATATTCCTTGATTAACGTAAACGTGGGACTGTTCACCACTTCACGTATACCCAAATGCCAGGCAAACTTCTGTGAAAATGCCGTTTTGCCCGCGCCCAAATCACCGTCAAGTGCAATCACCATTCCGGCAATTGCCTGTTCAGCAAGTGCGGACGCAAGCGCCTCTGTATCTGCAATGCCATGGGACTCAAACACCCATTGCTCATGCGTTTTGTTCAATATACGCCCCACCTTTGGCGGTCAGCCGCCTGAGTTCACTTTGAACCTTATTATATCGGTCCCTTTCTTCCCCCGCAAGCATCGGGGATGGACAGCAAAAGCGATACGGGTCGTCATAAAGTCAAATAAACCGGCACCTGACGGCACCGGCCTTCCTAAGACATCTTGTTATCTAACAGTACCTTCGCTAACTTTCTACTCCTCCAGGCGGTCCACACGAACCGTCTGTGTATTACCGGGATTGCTGCCTACCTGAACCGTTGCCATCCCGTTAGCTTCATCCACATGTTCGATCCATACCGGATCCCCCTCAAGGGTAACAGCGATGGTATCTTTTGAATCGTAAATCGCCTTGGCCCGTTTTGCATCCATCATTTTATTCATACTCTCCTTCCGGATCATCATGTGGTTCACGAATCATCGTGTCCGTTGTACTTTCACCAATAAACCCGTTATCCTCGGTAACCTGACCTCCACCTAGCCCTTCATTCACCATTCGGTCAATGTCGAGCATGAATGACTCCCGGTCTAGCGGCAGCTTTTCAGAAGTTACCGCTTCCCAGTTCACCGCTGCAGCGGGCGTATGAAATTCTTCGGAACCCTCTGCCTCGGCAATGGGGTATGGAGAAAAGGCATGCTTGTGTGCTTCTTCTTCATCCCTACTGTTCTTCATTTCGGCACCTCCCAGCTTGTTCAATATCATTCACTTCCTGACTCACATGCTTATGACCATACGATGTTCGAGCATGTTTCTGTTATCATCCCCCAGTCAGCCTGAACCATACGAATTCATCCTGTAAGCGATTATCCAAGCACCGAGATGCCCATACTACATAATAAAAAGGTACCTCGGAAAGGAGCCGACTCATGCATACGGTCTGGAAAGGTGCAATCAGCTTCGGTCTCGTGCATGTCCCTGTCAAAATGTTCTCGGCTACCGAAGACAAAGACATCTCCATGCGATATATCCATAAAGTCTGCGGCAGCCCGCTCGCTTATGTGCGTCAATGTCCTTCCTGTGAAGTGGATGTGAAGTGGGAAGAAATTACCAAAGGTTATGAATACGAAAAAGGAAAATTTGTGCTCTTCGAAAAAGACGAGCTGGAGGCCCTGAATGATTCGGCCAGCAAGACCATCACCATTCTGGATTTTGTGGACTTGACGGAGATTGATCCCATCTATTTTCAAAAAACATATTACCTCTCTCCCGATCAGGCCGGCGGTAACGCTTATCAGCTGCTGATGACAGCCATGCGGGATACAGGCAAAATCGGCATCGCCAAGGTCTCCATTCGTTCCAAAAGCAGCCTTGCTGCCATTCGGGTACTGGAGGATTGCCTCTCCATGGAAACCATCTTCTATCCGGATGAGATTCGTCCGGTCTCACAAGTACCAAACTTGCCGGAAGCTCAAAATGTCAATGACAAGGAATTGACGATGGCGAAGCTGCTGATCGATCAACTGTCCACCCCTTTTGAACCCGGCAAATATACAGACGATTACCGCAATAAACTGCTGGATCTCATCAATCACAAAGTTGCGGGTGAAGAGATCAAGATTGCGCCGGCTAAACCGGAAGCCAATGTCATGGATCTGATGGCAGCCCTTCAAGCCAGCATTGAGGCAGTCAAGCCCATCCCTGCTGACCCGGGAACAACAACGGCCAAACCCAAGAAACGTGCTCCCAAAAAGACAACTGTGCAAGCCGTGGTCGGAGGCGATACCGAAGCAGCTCCAGCCAAAAAGAAAAGAGCAGCTTCTAAGCCCAAAACATAACAAACATAAATTTATGTACGACACAACCCATCCGGCTCCGATAGCCGGATTTTTGTTTTTAGGGGCTTTCCCGTTCGCTAGTTTAGGATTGCTTGCAATGTGAAAATACAATTGACGAAAGAAGATTTATATTTTATATTAACTTATAAAAAGTAACTTATTTATAATTATAAAGTTTAGCCTATAGGAACGAAGCAAAAATGAACTAACAACCGATACTTTCATGCCATTTAGATGAGATAATCTCAAACCCATTTAATTTTAGGAGGAAATCATGATGACTACCCCATACCAAATCCCTGCAACGACTCACTTGGGTGAAGTAAGCCTGCGAATCAGCAACCTGGATCGATCCATTCAATTTTACACCGAGGTGGTTGGACTTCAATTATTGGAACGTCGGGATAAGGTGGCAACGTTGACCGCTGACGGCAAAACGTCGCTGCTGCGCCTAGAAGAACGGACGGATGCGGTGACTCTGCCTGTACGCTCGCATGCGGGCTTGTACCATTTTGCCATTCTGCTGCCTGACCGCAAATCCCTCGGACTTGCACTGCGTAACCTTGCAGCCTCCGGCATTGAGATCGGTCAGGGAGATCACCTGGTAAGTGAAGCATTCTATATTTCGGACCCGGACCAGAACGGCATCGAAATTTACGCTGACCGTCCGCGTGATACCTGGAGACGTGACACAGACAACAACTACATTATGGCAAGCGATCCGGTGGATGTGCAGAGTTTGTTTGACATCTCGGAGAATGAGCCATGGAATGGCCTTCCGGCCGGAACGGTTATTGGTCATGTACACTTTCATGTACGCAGCCTGGAAGAATCCCGCCGCTTCTACACAGGTGTGCTCGGTTTTGACGTCGTTGGCAATTTTGCGGGCATGTCGGCTTTGTTCGTCTCCGCAGGTGGATATCACCACCATATCGGCCTGAATATCTGGGCTGGTACAGGCGCTCCTGCAAATCCGAACCATGCTACGGGAATTGACTACTTTACCATTGTGTATGCTGGACAGGAACAATTGCAGCAAGCTCTGAAACAATTGCGCGAGGAAGGTGCCGCTCTCGAAGAACAGGGGGGTCGGTGGTTTACTATCGATCCGCAGAACATCCGTATCCAGCTGATTACAGCAGAATAAACGCGTTATCCCATCATTTCTAGATCCATTCCATACCAAGGAAGCTCGGACAGTATACATCTCTTTCCCCTTTGCTGAGAGATGATGCCATATCCGGGCTTTTTCTTATTATAAATTTGGTGAATTTGGCACACCCTAACTTAATATCTAGCCCGACAGACGAAGGAGAACCGACATGGTTGAAAAGGGACGTTTGACTGTAAGGCAGCTTGCCACCTTACTGTTCCTCTGTACAATTGGTGAACAAATTCTTGTATTCCCTGCCATGATTACTTCTTTCGCCCACGAAGACGCCTGGATATCCGCGTTACTGGGCGTTGCAGGCGGGATGGGGATTTTGTCCATTATGCTCATTGCCTATAAGCTGCACCCCAAACTCAATCTGATTGAAAATGTTCTTCGAACATTTGGTCCCTGGATCGGAGCCTTCTTCAGTTGCTTTTATTTGTTTTATTTTCTGATCAGTACATCCACATTCGTCAGGGAGATTGGCGATTTCATGTCTACCCAGATCCTGCCTGAATCGCCTCTCTTGGTTGTGCACCTGCTCTTTGTTTGCTCCCTCGTATGGGGACTTATATGCGGCCTTGAGTGTATAGCCAGGAGTGCAGAGCTTTTGCTTCCTTTGATCGTCTTGTTTTTGCTTATACTGACGGTTTGTCTATTCCCTCACGTGAAGTTGGATAACATCCAGCCTGTTCTTGCCCAAGGCTTTGCCGCTCCATTTCGAGGCTTTATCGCCGTATTGACTTATCCTTATTGTGAATTGTGCATCTTCATGATGCTGTTCCCGTACACCAAGAAGGAGCCTCATTTGCAGAAAGATATTCTTCTGGCTGGACTCATTGGCGGCCTGATGCTGACACTGACGCTGACCATTTGTCTTCTTGTCATGGGGCCCTTCATGACGCAGCATCACTGGTTTGCCTCGTTTCAGCTGTCGCAAAAGATTAACATAGGCAACTTCCTGCAGCGGATTGAAGCCTTCATGGCATCGGTCTGGATTATTGCCGTTTTTTTCAAAAGCATTCTGTTCTTCTACAGCTTTATCCTGGGGGTTACCCACCTGTTCCGACTTTCCAGCTACCGTTCGCTTATCCTGCCTGCTGCACTTTTGATTTTGGCCATGTCCATTCTGGTCGCTCCGGATGAAGTTTTTTATCTTAAAGTGATTATTCCATATTGGATCAACTGGGATCTTACGTGCGGCATCGCAATCCCTGTGCTGCTCATTTTGGTACATAAATGGAAGTCTCATCTGTCAAAAATATAACGATCCACCCGGTAAGCAGTTTAACCAGGTTGCTCAATACCTCCACCCGAAAGGAGACCCTGTCATGTTCACACCTCTGATTCCCTTTGAACCCATATCTCGAGACCACATTCCAAACGGATCCAACTGGATTGCCCAAGTGAAATGGGATGGCGTTCGCATGCTGGCCTACGAGGATGGTAATGAGCTAAGGCTCATTAATCGCAGACTGCATGACCGGACGGTTCAGTATCCGGAGCTGGTCTCTGACCGGAATCTGTGCAGCGTTCCCTCCTACATTCTGGATGGCGAAGTAATTGCGCTGGATCCGGAAACGGGAAAACCGTCTTTTTACCATGTGCTACGCCGGGATCGCATGAGTAAACCGGACGGAATTGCCCAGGCGATGTACCGGATTCCGGTGACTTATATGGTTTTTGACATTTTGTACTGTGATGGAAAATGGGTCACCGATCAACCGCTAGCAGAACGCCAGCGCCTGCTGCACCGCGTTCTCAATCCGGGCTCACACGTTCAGGAGGTGACTAACACCTCCGATGCGGCTTCCTTGCTCACGGTTATGAGACAGCATCAGATGGAGGGTATTGTCTGCAGTATCTATATAACTTTGTTACAAAAATAAATTGTACATAATTAGTCCAAGAGAATGCCTGTGGTACAAGGCATTCTTTATTTTATTAGTAGCCCTTTACTGTACACCCATTCTCTCTACTTTTTATATCAAAAGTCGGGAACTTAATGCTGAATTCGCTTATAAATTTGTACAAATACCTGAATGGTTTTGTTAAGATATGGTATATAACCGAAGCTAATGTCTAATTCAAAAAATGGAGGAGGGAATATGATCTCTGAGCTCATGCCTTTCAAGAAGAAAATTAGGTATCGATTTCGTGCTGATTCAATCTGGATTGATTGGGAGCGTAACAGTAAAAAGCAACTTGCTATGATCTGTGTCTCCGATGTTATAAACAACACGGATACGCTTCACCCATTAACAGACTTTATCTATAAAAACTGGAGATACAATTCGTATAACACTCAACGAAAACATGCTGTTAATGTTATTGCATTCTTGAATTATTTATTGGAGGAAAATCGATCGTTTGAATTCAAATCACTTACTGATCTTAATGTTATTCATGGTGATAGTTACTTAAATGAATTAAGTAAACGAGGAAACAGCAGAACAAGCATTAAAAGTGTAGATCGTACGCTTAATACTTTCTACCGTTATTTATACAAGAATGAATGCCTTCCCAACGTTACCCCAAATGCATTTGAGACATATCATAATCAATTCGGTGAAGAAGTTCAGATCTCTATATTTAGGAATGTGATTTTACCATCAACAGCAAGCTCTCCATTAGAGCACACCTTCCCCTCTCACTATATCCCTTTATTATTTGAAACAGCAATTATAGTGGCCAAACCCATTGTCCTTGGCTTGTATTTCCAAATATTCGGAGGACTAAGAGTTGGTGAAGTGGTCAATATCACAAGGTTAGGTGTGAGATATCGATTAGATGGTGAAGTTGTGTTATTAAACATAAGGGAGAGACAATTACGAACGGATATTAAAGATTCTGATGGAGCTAACTTTGTAAAAAAAGAAAGAAAACAACAAGTGTTCATCTATAAAGATTGGTTCGATAGTATCTATAGTGATCACCTTGAGTTGTTTAGAAGCACAGATGGTTCAGATGCTCTCTTCGTTAACCGTGATGGAAAGGCCATGTCCGCAAAAAGTTACAGACAATACTTTAATAAATGACGGATTGTAATATGAAGTGCGACACCCTACTGAAATAAAAAAATGGCTCACAGCCTGATTCGTGTAGAATGAAAGTTACCACACCAGCATTCACACAAGGAGAATCAGTCCATGAGTTATTCACATCTTAGCATAATCGAACGCAGCAAGCTAGAAATCCTCCACAGACAAGGCAAAAGCTCAAGAGCTATTGCAAAAGAACTGGGGAGACATTCGTCCACGATTTGCCGCGAACTAGATCGTGCTAATTCATCGTATCCCTATCAGGCAGAACACGCTCAGAACGCTTATGAGAAGCGTCGTCAATCCTCTGTTTCTTCAGGTAAATGGTCAAGCACCTTAGCTGCTTCACTGGAGGAAAAACTGAAGGCAACGTGGTCTCCGGAACAGATCAATCAACGCTTCCGTACCGAAGGCTTGCCAGCAGTATCCTTCAAAACGATCTATCGCTGGATCTACGCAGGTCGACTGGTTCAAGGCACGTTACAGGTTCTTCGGCACAAAGGAAAGCGTCAGAAACCCGCAGAAACTCGCGGTAAATTTGCCATTGGCAGATCAATTTCGGATCGTCCCCAAGAGGTTCGTTCTCGTGAAACGTTTGGGCACTGGGAACTGGATACCGTCGTATCTAGTCGTGGGAAAAGTAAAGGATGCATAGCCACGCTCATTGAACGCAAAACCCGTCTATATACCGCCATTCTCATGCCTGATCGCACTGCTCTGTCTATGGAAATTGCGCTTGGTGTAGCCATCTCACAGTATCCCACAGGCACTTTCCTCACAGCCACGGCTGACCGGGGAAAGGAGTTTGCATGCTATGCCAATCTGGAAACAAGCCATGACCTGCACGTTTATTTTGCTGATCCATATTCGTCTTGGCAACGCGGTTCCAATGAGAATGCGAATGGATTGCTTCGAGAGTTTTTCCCGAAAGGCACCGATCTCGCTCAAGTCGAGGATGAAGATCTTGCCAGTTCACTAGATCTAATAAACCACAGACCACGAAAATGCTTGGGTTGGAGAACCGCTCACGAATCTTTCACAGAGGAACTGTCGCACTTGGTTTGACAATCTGTCAAATTGAAAAAGGAATTTATCAAAACACTACAACAAAGTTCCAATATTCAAGACAAACTCCTTGCACATCACTTGAACATTTCAAA contains these protein-coding regions:
- a CDS encoding 2-isopropylmalate synthase yields the protein MTTEINKRKIEIFDTTLRDGEQAPGASLQPEQKIELAHQLAALGIDVIEPGFPISSPGEFAAVQAISRQLQNVEICGFARAVKGDIDAAVKATADAARRRIHLFISSSDIHIEHQLRRPRSEVVATAREMVSYARQFTDIVEFTAMDAARTKMDNLIEMIEVAIEAGASIINLPDTVGYALPHEYGEMFRRVREGARGGDQVRYSAHCHNDLGLAVANSLAAIANGASQIEVTINGIGERTGNCALEELIMALETRGDAIGATTNIKLNQLYETSRQISRAMHFPIAYNKPVVGRNAFQHESGIHQDGLLKNRNTYEIMDPEALGIPRSMIILGKHSGRHALKDRVRKYGFEPDEQQMEQLYEVFKETADKQKVVSDDQLLQMVSQTMNIPAQDYELVELQVTAGSMTDRMAAVRIRTGTGEQTYSAVGSGPVEAAIRAIGQSISDDITFVDMEIHALSGGEEATAEAAVAVERAGREFRGTATHNDIVMAAGLAYVAACNAAGLKAESAESDKSVHV
- the tsaD gene encoding tRNA (adenosine(37)-N6)-threonylcarbamoyltransferase complex transferase subunit TsaD, which codes for MNELSEQQQSAPSYILAVETSCDETSVAVVKDGQEVLSNLISSQIETHKAFGGVVPEVASRKHVEVITLMMEQAIEQSGIRPRDLSAIAVTQGPGLVGALLVGIVAAKTLAMALGKPLIGTHHIAGHIYANRLTHELQYPAMALVVSGGHTELVHMESEGKFKLIGRTRDDAVGEAYDKVARALGCPYPGGPHVDRMASEAEQVVPLPRVWLEAGSYDFSLSGLKSAVLNALNQAKMRGETLEPSAVARGFQEAVVEVLVEKAVRAVREYGSRQLLLCGGVAANRGLRSALQERCAKEGLELLIPPMEYCTDNAAMIGAAAYLKWQRGEISEFDAKADPGLSLEAWSVQSV
- the rimI gene encoding ribosomal protein S18-alanine N-acetyltransferase, translated to MEGYGQDAALQFRLMTLNDIPDVMVIEHEAFTMPWTEEAFRNELTNNHFAKYMVMELEGKAIGYAGMWTIMDEAHITNIAVREAYRGRKLGEKLLDELMRTAAYLGMERMTLEVRVSNLVAQRLYEKKGFESAGLRKGYYSDNQEDAMIMWANLPPAGRSGEEEGSVTDS
- the tsaB gene encoding tRNA (adenosine(37)-N6)-threonylcarbamoyltransferase complex dimerization subunit type 1 TsaB: MEDLQNKPRQRFLALDTSTAVMAASVMEDHALLEERNERAERNHSVHVVPVMEQLLAASGTAPGQLDGIAVGIGPGSYTGIRIAVTAAKTLAWAWDIPVAGVSSLQAMAWGGWHRGLAAKAEAAADEPTAGGAGGTPSADQGGTGAAPVHWIVPLVDARRGQAYTALFASAGSDAPRRLAPDAIRLMDGWLEALAARVAEAAPEERPAAVWIVGETGPHAAAAAEFRCPEGTALQLVPYELEGRWIGRLGAEALLAGQRDDVHALVPNYTQLAEAEANLLRKG
- the tsaE gene encoding tRNA (adenosine(37)-N6)-threonylcarbamoyltransferase complex ATPase subunit type 1 TsaE — encoded protein: MNKTHEQWVFESHGIADTEALASALAEQAIAGMVIALDGDLGAGKTAFSQKFAWHLGIREVVNSPTFTLIKEYEGRLPLYHMDVYRISLEEADELGLDEYFYGAGVSLVEWSSIIPELLPEDHLHVQIETTGPEDRMITLDGYGETYAAMCRQFRQNGVNG
- a CDS encoding H-type small acid-soluble spore protein, whose protein sequence is MDAKRAKAIYDSKDTIAVTLEGDPVWIEHVDEANGMATVQVGSNPGNTQTVRVDRLEE
- a CDS encoding Ku protein, which produces MHTVWKGAISFGLVHVPVKMFSATEDKDISMRYIHKVCGSPLAYVRQCPSCEVDVKWEEITKGYEYEKGKFVLFEKDELEALNDSASKTITILDFVDLTEIDPIYFQKTYYLSPDQAGGNAYQLLMTAMRDTGKIGIAKVSIRSKSSLAAIRVLEDCLSMETIFYPDEIRPVSQVPNLPEAQNVNDKELTMAKLLIDQLSTPFEPGKYTDDYRNKLLDLINHKVAGEEIKIAPAKPEANVMDLMAALQASIEAVKPIPADPGTTTAKPKKRAPKKTTVQAVVGGDTEAAPAKKKRAASKPKT
- a CDS encoding VOC family protein; the encoded protein is MTTPYQIPATTHLGEVSLRISNLDRSIQFYTEVVGLQLLERRDKVATLTADGKTSLLRLEERTDAVTLPVRSHAGLYHFAILLPDRKSLGLALRNLAASGIEIGQGDHLVSEAFYISDPDQNGIEIYADRPRDTWRRDTDNNYIMASDPVDVQSLFDISENEPWNGLPAGTVIGHVHFHVRSLEESRRFYTGVLGFDVVGNFAGMSALFVSAGGYHHHIGLNIWAGTGAPANPNHATGIDYFTIVYAGQEQLQQALKQLREEGAALEEQGGRWFTIDPQNIRIQLITAE
- a CDS encoding GerAB/ArcD/ProY family transporter — translated: MVEKGRLTVRQLATLLFLCTIGEQILVFPAMITSFAHEDAWISALLGVAGGMGILSIMLIAYKLHPKLNLIENVLRTFGPWIGAFFSCFYLFYFLISTSTFVREIGDFMSTQILPESPLLVVHLLFVCSLVWGLICGLECIARSAELLLPLIVLFLLILTVCLFPHVKLDNIQPVLAQGFAAPFRGFIAVLTYPYCELCIFMMLFPYTKKEPHLQKDILLAGLIGGLMLTLTLTICLLVMGPFMTQHHWFASFQLSQKINIGNFLQRIEAFMASVWIIAVFFKSILFFYSFILGVTHLFRLSSYRSLILPAALLILAMSILVAPDEVFYLKVIIPYWINWDLTCGIAIPVLLILVHKWKSHLSKI
- a CDS encoding site-specific integrase; the encoded protein is MISELMPFKKKIRYRFRADSIWIDWERNSKKQLAMICVSDVINNTDTLHPLTDFIYKNWRYNSYNTQRKHAVNVIAFLNYLLEENRSFEFKSLTDLNVIHGDSYLNELSKRGNSRTSIKSVDRTLNTFYRYLYKNECLPNVTPNAFETYHNQFGEEVQISIFRNVILPSTASSPLEHTFPSHYIPLLFETAIIVAKPIVLGLYFQIFGGLRVGEVVNITRLGVRYRLDGEVVLLNIRERQLRTDIKDSDGANFVKKERKQQVFIYKDWFDSIYSDHLELFRSTDGSDALFVNRDGKAMSAKSYRQYFNK
- a CDS encoding IS30 family transposase, whose translation is MSYSHLSIIERSKLEILHRQGKSSRAIAKELGRHSSTICRELDRANSSYPYQAEHAQNAYEKRRQSSVSSGKWSSTLAASLEEKLKATWSPEQINQRFRTEGLPAVSFKTIYRWIYAGRLVQGTLQVLRHKGKRQKPAETRGKFAIGRSISDRPQEVRSRETFGHWELDTVVSSRGKSKGCIATLIERKTRLYTAILMPDRTALSMEIALGVAISQYPTGTFLTATADRGKEFACYANLETSHDLHVYFADPYSSWQRGSNENANGLLREFFPKGTDLAQVEDEDLASSLDLINHRPRKCLGWRTAHESFTEELSHLV